The Microlunatus soli genome contains the following window.
TCCGCGGCAAGCAGGCCGGCGTCCGGACCCACTCACTGGTCGGCCTCGGGTCGGCACTGTTCATGCTGGTCTCCAAGTACGGCTTCGCCGACCTGCTCGGCGACCAGGGGATCAGCCTGGACCCGAGCCGGATCGCGGCTCAGATCGTCTCCGGCATCGGCTTCCTGGGTGCGGGCATCATCGTCTTCCGCTCCGACGCGGTCCGCGGTCTGACCACCGCGGCGTCGATCTGGTTGACCGCCGCGATCGGCATGGCCTGCGGCGGCAGTCTGTTCGTCCTGGCCGGAGTCGTCACGGTGGCGTACTTCATCGTCGTCCTGGTCGGCCCGCTGCTGCATCGGCTGACCCATCGCGACGGTGCCGCGGAGTTGCAGATCGAGTATCGCGACGGACAGGGGCTGTTGCGCGACATCGTCGAGGTGATCACCCGGCAGAACTGGCAGATCGCCCGACTCCGGACCGGGTCGCACCGTACCGATCCCGGCTACGTTGCGGTCTTCATCGCGGCCGAGGGGGGCGCCGATGCCGGCGCGCTGCTGGAGGCGGTCGCCGGCGTCGACGGCGTCCGGTCGGTCGACTGGAGCGACGAGGACGACGCCAACTCCTGAGCTCGGCTCAGACCTCGGCCTTGTCGAGGTTGGTCAGGATGTCGGTCACTGTCTCGTCCGGGGTCTGCGCGCTGGAATCGAGCCAGTAGCCGATCTTCGCCGTCTCGTCCTGCAGCACCCGGTCCAGCGCGCCGGGGGAGAAGTGCACGTAGCCGGCCTTGGCCCGTTGTTCCTCCCGCCATTGCAGTGCCGTCACGCTCGGCGACAGCACGACCAGATGTCGTGGCCGGGTGTTGATCCGTTCGACGAACGGCGCCAGGTCGCGGCCGATGATCACGTCCTGCACGATCGCGTCGAAGTCCGCGGCGGCGTAGTTGTCGGCGGTCGCCGCGGCCAGGTCATAACGCAGCGACAGTTGCCGGACCGCCTCGTCGGACGGTTCGGGGGTCATCTCCGCGCGACCACCGATCACCATCCGGCGGAACACGTCGCCCCGGATGTGAGCGGAGCGCGGTAGCCGCTCGGCCAGGAGCTCGGCGACGGTGGACTTCCCCGCCGCCATCGCGCCGGTGATCACGATCACCCGTCCCGTCATGTACGCCATTGTGTCAAGAGCGAGATGAACGGAGTTTGAACACCCCTGGGTCTCCGCAGATGCGGGACGTAGGCTTCGGTCATGCCGCATTTTCGGATCTCCCAGGCAGCGGAGCTGCTGGGCGTGAGCGATGACACCGTCCGTCGCTGGATCGACTCGGGCCGGCTGACCGCGGTCGGTGAGAACGGTCCGGCCAAGGTCGACGGAGCCGAGCTCGCCGAACTGGCCCAGCAGGTCGCCAGCACGCCGCGGGGTGCCTCGCCGGCGGTCTCCAGCGCCCGGAACCAGTTCACCGGCCTGGTCACCAACGTCGTCAAGGACGGCGTGATGGCCCAGGTCGACCTGCAGTGCGGACCGTTCCGGGTGGTGTCGTTGATGTCGGCAGAGGCAGCCCATGATCTTGCTCTGGAGCCGGGCGCACTGGCCGTTGCGTCGGTGAAGGCGACCAACGTCGTCGTCGAGGTGCCGCAGTGAGGCGCCGACCGGCCGGTCCCGTCGCCGTCCTCGGTGCGCTGAGTGTGATCGCCCTGGCCGGCTGCGGCGGCCAATCGGGTGCGGCGGACTCGCCGTCGCCATCGACGGGTTCCTCCTCGGCCGAAGTGACCGGCAAGATCACCGTGTTGGCCGCCGCGTCGCTGACCGAGTCCTTCGCCACGATCGGCAAGGACTTCGAGAAGGCCCATCCGGGCAGCACGGTCACCTTCTCGTTCGGATCCAGTGCCACCCTGGCCACCCAGGTCAACCAGGGCGCACCGGCCGATGTCTTCGCCTCCGCCGACGAACGCACCATGAAGTCGGTCAGCGACGCCGGTCGTGCCGTCGGTGAACCGACGATCTTCGCCACCAACACGTTGCAGATCGCGGTCCCGCCGGGCAACCCGGGCAAGATCACCGGGCTGAAGGACTTTGCCGACCCGAAGAAGCGGACCGCCCTGTGTGCCAAGGAGGTTCCGTGCGGCGCGGCCGCGCAGAAGGTCTTCCAGGCCGCCGACGTGACGGCGAAACCGGCCAGCTACGAGGCCGACGTCAAGGCCGCGCTGCAGAAGGTCGAGTCCGATGAGGTGGATGCTGCTCTGGTCTACCGGACCGATGTCAGGTCGGCCGGCGACAAGGTACAGGGGATCGGCTTCGACGAGGCCGACGCCGTGGTCAACCGCTATCCGATCACCACGGTGAAGGAGTCCCGGGAGCAGGCGACGGCGTCGGCGTTCGTCGACTACGTCACCGGAGCGGACGGCCAGCAGGTGTTGCAGCAGGCCGGTTTCGGCGCACCCCGATGATCATGATCACCGATGGCGCGGTCTGATCGCGCCATCCGGGCCGACCGGCCGCCGATCGCACTCCTGGTGCCGGCGATGATCGGGCTGGCGTTCCTGGTGCTGCCATTGGTCGGCCTGCTGTTGCGGGCGCCGTGGACGCACGGTCCGGCCCTGCTGCGGGGATCGGGCGCCGGCCAGGCACTCGGCCTGTCCTTGATCACCTCGACGGCGGCGACGGGTTGTTCGCTGCTGGTGGGTGTGCCGCTGGCCTGGCTGCTGGCTCGTCCGGGTGGTCGGTACCGGTCGCTGCTGCGGGCAGTGATCACCGTTCCGCTCGTGTTGCCACCGGTGGTCGGCGGGGTGGCGCTGTTCGCGCTGCTCGGCCGGTCCGGGATCCTCGGCCGGCCGCTGTACGAACTGACCGGCTTCGCGCTGCCGTTCACTCCGTACGCGGTGGTGTTGTCCCAGACGTTCGTCGCACTGCCCTATCTGGTGCTGGCGGTGGAGGGGGCACTGCGAGCCGCCGACCGGCGCTATGAGGACGCGGCGCAGACTCTCGGCGCAACCCCGTTCCGGGTGTTCCGGCGGGTCACGCTGCCGCTGATCGGGCCGGGTATCGCCTCCGGTGCGGTGCTGGCCTGGGCCCGGGCGCTCGGCGAGTTCGGCGCCACGATCACCTTCGCCGGCAACTTCCCGGGCAGCACCCAGACGATGCCGCTGGCGATCTATCTGGCGTTGCAGACCGACACCGACACGGCGTTGCTGCTGTCGGTGCTGCTGTTGGCCGTGTCGGTCGCCGTGCTCGCCCTGCTCCGCGATCGATGGGTCAGGACATGGTGAGGGATGAGGGCATGGCGAGCGCGGCCGTGCTGGACGCCGCAGTCACCGTCCGCCGGGGGGACTTCGTTCTCGATCTCGCCCTGCAGGTGGCCGCCGGCGAGGTGGTCGCCCTGGTCGGTCCGAACGGTGCCGGCAAGACCACGACGCTGCGGACGCTGGCCGGACTGCTCCGACCGGACGGCGGCGAGGTGCGGCTGAACGGGGTGGTGCTCGATCGCGCGGGTGCCTCCGTGCCGGCCTATCGACGGCCGGTCGCTGTCGTCTTCCAGGACTATCTGCTGTTCCCGCACCTGTCCGTGCTGGACAACGTCGCCTTCGGCCTGCGATCGGCCGGGGTCGGCCGAGCCGCCGCCCGCCGAGCCGCCGCGGAGTGGCTGCGACGGATGGATGCCGCCGACCTCGCGCAGCAGCGGCCCGGTCAGCTGTCCGGCGGGCAGGCCCAGCGGGTCGCGTTGGCCCGGGCACTGGCGACCGAACCCGACCTGCTGCTGCTGGACGAACCACTGGCCGCGTTGGACGCCCGAACCCGGCTGACCGTACGTGGCGAGTTGCGTCGGCACCTGGCGACCTTCGGCGGCGCCGCAATCGTGATCACCCACGACCCGACCGATGCCGCCGTGCTGGCCGATCGGCTGGTCGTGATCGAGGATGGCCGGGTCGTCCAGCAGGGCAGTCCGAGCGAGGTCGCCCGCCGACCGCGGACCGACTACGTCGCCCGGTTGGTCGGGCTCAACCTGTTGGCCGGCGCCGGAGTCGGCGATCATCGTGTCCGGCTCGGCGACGGCACCGTGATCACCACCGCCGAACCGGCGATCGGCGCGGTGTACGCAGCGTTCCGGCCGTCGGCGATCGCGTTGTGGGCCGAGCGGCCGGCCGGCAGTCCGCGGAACGTCTGGGAGGTCGAGGTGGTCGGGCTGGAGCCCTTCGGTGACAGCGTCCGTGCCGAACTCCGTCGGCGTCCGGTCGACCGGCAGCGAGCCGCGCGGGAGATTGTGCGGCAGCAGACGGGCGAGCCGGACAGCGGCCAGAACGTGATCGCCGAGATCACCGCCGCCGCGGTCGCCGACCTCGACCTGATCCCCGGTCGCCGGGTCTGGGCGAGTCTGAAGGCGTCCGAGATCGAGGTCTATCCCGCGGACTGAGACGCCCGGCGGCGGACCTGGGCGGCAGAGCCAACCTGATCGGGATTCACAGGAAGCTCATGGTCCCCGCATGGCCGGACTGAGGATTCGTCACCTACAAAGGAAAGATGACTTCTTCGCCGCGCCATGCAACCGATGACGACGGGACCCGGACCCCCGGCCGCCGGCTCGGTCGGCGTGGCCTGCTGATCGGCGGCCTGGTGTTGGTCCCGGTCGCCGCCTTCGGCGGCTACCAGGCCTGGTCGGTCGCCGACGGTCTGAACGGTCTGCAGCGCGGGCTGGACCTGCCGACCGGCACCGGTTCGGCCGGCAGCACCGCGCCGACGACCGCCGATCCCGCTGCCGGCAGCGCGGTCGATGTGATGCTGCTCGGTTCGGACAGCCGGGACCCCGACGCCGAGGACGGCCGCAGCGACACCATCATGCTGTTGCACCTGGCGGCCGACCGGAAGAACGCCTACCTGATCTCGTTCCCGCGGGATCTCTGGGTGACCGTACCCGGACGCGGCAAGGCCAAGATCAATTCGGCCTACGCCGACGGCGGCAGCAACCTGATGGCCAAGACGTTGAACGAGCTGACCGGCATCGGGATCGACCATGCGGCAGTGATCGACTTCTCCGGATTCGCCGACCTGACCGAGGCCGTCGGCGGCGTCACCGTCAACAACTCCCGGGCCTTCGACAGCCACGGCTACCACTACTCGAAGGGCAGTATCACGATCGCGGGCAAGGAAGCGTTGTGGTTCGTCCGCGAGCGGCACGCGCTGCCGGACGGCGACTTCGACCGGGCGGCCAACCAGCGCAAGGTGGTCAAGGCACTGGCGGCCAAGATCGCCGGCCCGTCGACCCTGGCGAACCCGGGCAAGCTGTCCGACGTGATCGGCACCGTGTCCAAGTACGTGACCGTCGACGGCGGGCTGGACAACACGACGCTGCTCGGCCTGGCGGGTTCGATGAAGAGTGCGGCCGGTTCGCTGGTCACCCTGCAGGCCCCGGTGTCCGGGACCGGGATGATGGACGGGCAGTCGGTCGATCTGATCGACAGCGCACGGATGAAGAAGCTGGCCGCGGCCCTGCAACAGGACACCCTCGACGACTACGTCGCCACCCAGAGGTCCGACTGAAAGCCGTCCTGCCGGACGTGCCGCTCGGATAACGGGGCGGCGGGAGACGCGAACAGCACTTAGGGTGTCGGCGTGCCAGAAGTGCAGCCCGTGGTGGCGTCGGTCAACATCGCTTCCGCGATGCCCAACCCGTACAAGCAGACCCGGCAGACCGGGATCGGCAAGATGCCGGTCGACGGCCGGGTCGAAGTCCGGGCTCCCGGCCCCAAGCACGGAGGCCTGGGCAGCGGTCTGGTCGGCGACTTCATCGGCGACACGGCCAACCACGGCGGCGACGAGCAGGCCGTCTACTCCTTCACCCGCGAGGATCTGGATGCCTGGGAACGGCGCCTGGGTCGCGATCTCCCGTCCGGCTTCTTCGGTGAGAATCTGACCACCGTCGGGATCGACGTCAACCAGGCACGGATCGGCGAACGCTGGCAGATCGGCGAGCCCGCCGACGGCGTCGAGTTGGAGGTGACGTGCCCGCGAATCCCGTGCTCGACCTTCCGCGGTTGGGTGGGGGAGAAGGGCTGGCTGAAGACCTTCACCGAGGTCGCCCGGCCGGGTGCCTATCTCCGGGTCGTGCGGGCCGGGACCGTCGGCGCCGGCGACCCGATCACGATCTCGCGACCGCGTGATCATGACGTCACGATCTCCAAGGTCTACCGGGCCACCACCACCGAACGCCACCTGCTGCCGGAGTTGCTCGCGGCCGGCGACGACCTGTCCGACGAACTGCGACAGATCATCGCCGACCGCGGCGGATTCGACCTCTTCTGACCGTTCCCGCGCACTTTCGCGGTTGTCGCGGAGGCTAGAGCCCGCGCCGGAGCCGCGAAACTGCGCGGGAACGAGGTCAGCGGGCGTGCCAGAGGGGGGCGATCAGAGCTTCCACGGCGCTGTGCTGGGTGGCGGCGGTGATCGGTGAGATCGGGCCGGCCCAGTGCACGCCGTACAGATCCGATGCGGTCCGGTCCTTGGCGTAGGCGGTCGCTGCCTGGGTCTGCAGGAAATCCTGGTACGGCCGGCCGTCGAGTGCGGCATTGAGCTCGCCGAGGCCGCGGACGTAGGCACCCTTGAAGCTGGGGCCGTCGGCACCGCAGTCGCCGCCGTCGGCCTCACACGGCTCGGTCAGAACCCCGTCCTTGATGATCGCCGGAGCCTTGGTCGAGGCGTCGGCGAGCTCGGCGGCCCTGGTCAGATAGCTGTCGTCACCGGTTGCCTCGGCCAATTCGACCGCGGCACCGAGAATGATGCCCTGGTTGTAGGTCCAGGTGGTCTGGCCGTTGTTCTGGCAGTCGTCGGTCAGCCCGTCGTTGATCATGTTCTCGGAATTGATCATGCCCGAGTTCATCAGCCAGTCCCAGTTCTCGGTGGCCATCGCCAGATACTTCTGATCACCGTCCAGCCGGTTGTGCAGGCTGGCGGCGGCCTTGATCATCAACTCGTTGGTGACCGCGTTCTTGTAGGTCTTGTTGCGATTCCACAGCACGCCGCCGCCACAGACGTCGGAGTGGGTGGACCACATGTAGTCGACGTCGATGGCCGCCGTCTCCAGATACTTCTTCTTGCCCGTCAGGTCGTAGGCACGGATCCAGGCCAACGCCCACCAGCCGGTGTCGTCGATGTACTCGTTGGTGAAGTTGCCGTCCTGGGCATCCAAGTTGAGCTTGTAGGTGTTGTCGATCACCCAGTTGTTGCGATGATCACCGGTGGCCAGCGCGTAGTCGATGGTCGCGGTCAGGGCGTTGGCCGAGTTCCACCAGCCGGTGCTGTTCCACAGTCCGGTGTCGCGGTTGTAGAGGCCGGTCAGTGCGTTGACTCCATCGCGGGCGGCAGCTCTCGGCTGATAGCCCGACGCCGAGGCGATGCCGGTGCTGGCGACGAGCGTCGCCACCGCGGCGGCACCGGCAGCCAGTACGGTGACGCACCGGCCGATCAAGCGGTTCTTCATCGAACCCTCCAGGGGGATAGGCGTTCATGATCGATCTGGAGCATCGTAGAAACGTTTCCAGGCCAGCACAAGCCGCGCCGACACGCGTCGACACCATCGCGCCACACCAGACCCTTCCCGCACTCTGCACGGCGGCGAAGAGTGCCGGGAAGGGTCGATCGGGTGAGTTGATCTTGGTCGGTCAGCCAGCTGACGCGTCCGGCGCTACCCGCATCGGCTGCGTCGGGTGACTGCCAACCGACTCGAACCCCGCCGCCGGGTCGTCCAACAGGAGCAGATCACCGCTGCCGATGTCGAAGAACAGCCCGACCAGATGCAGCCGGCCGGTGGCCACCGCGTCGGCGACCAGATCGTAGCTGCGCAGCGTACGCAGCCCTTGGTCGACGTTGATCATCGCCAGCTGATCGACCTCGCTGTAGCCGTCCGCCGCCGCCCGGCGGGCGATCGGGTCGCCGGCCTGCCAGCGCGCCCGGGTCGACGCCGCCGGGTGCAGCCAGGAATGCAGCGGGCCGTCATCGATCGCCTGCTCGTGGACGGCCTGCATCGCCCCGCAGCCCGAATGTCCGCAGACCACCAGCACCGGCACCTCGAGCCGTCCGACGGCGAACTCGATCGCCGAGGCCACCGACGTGTCGGCTTCGGAGTGTGGCGGCGGGATCAGGTTGCCGATATTGCGGACCGTGAACAGATCACCCGGACCGCTGGAGGTGAGCACGTTCGGCACCACCCTGCTGTCGCCGCAGGTGATCCACATCGCACGCGGCCGCTGACCCATCGCGAGTCCGGCAAGGTGTGGACGGACCAGCTCCTTGGACCGCAGCTGATACTCACGGAACCCGTTCAGAACGACGGCGAGTGACTCGTCGGCATGCCGGTCCGGCGGCAGCGGGTCCAGGGCGGTCGGTTCGGCCGGACGCTCCAGCCGCTGCCAGAACGACCAGGGCGTGAACCACCGTGGCAACGGCGTGCTGCGAGCCGAGGCCTCGCGTCGTCGCAACTGGCTCCGGAGATCGCCTCCGCCGCGGAGCGTGGAGTCCAGCCCGGCCGAGCCGATCTCGTCCACGTGCACGCTGCCGCCGGCGGCCCGGTGTCGATCGATCCAGCCGTGCAGATGTTCGTAGGCAGCATGATCGAGATAGTCGGTGACCAGTTCGATCACCACATCGGAACCGGCCGGGACCCGGCCCAGCTCATGGGCGAGCCGGGGAATGGACAGGAACGACAGCCGGCCGTGCACCGGCAGTCGCCAGGTGCTCGCGTCGACCTGCTCGGCGCGGACCGAACTGATCATCACCCGGTAGAGGGTGATGGCAGCCGTCAGCGTCAACCCGATCAGGACGCCCTCCAGGAGATTGAGGACGACCACCGCGGCGACGGTGACCAGATAGACCAGCAACTCGCCGTGTCGTCGGAGTCGGCGCAGATGACCGAGGTTGATCAGCTTGGCGCCGACATGCACCAGCAGTCCGGCCAGAGCCGCCAACGGGACGAGTTCGATCACCGAGAACAGCAGCGCCGAGAACACCAGCACCCAGACGCCGTGCAGGATCGCCGAGGTCCTGGTCCGGGCGCCGGCGTTGATGTTCGTTGTGCTGCGCACGATCACACCGGTGATCGGCAGTCCGCCGATCGCGCCGGAGATCGTGTTCGCGGTGCCCTGGCCGATCAACTCGCGATCCAGATTGGCGCGCCGGCCGGTGTGCATCCCATCGGTTGCGACGGCCGAGGCCAGGGTCTCCACACTGGCGACCAGGGCGATGGTGATCACGCCGACGGCGAACGCGCTCCACCGGCCGTCGGGCAGGACCGGCAGGCTGAGGGAACTGAGGATCGATCCGGGCAGTTCCACGCGGGGAGCGTCGGATCCGGTGAACACCGCGATCGCCGTCGCGGCACCGATCGCGATCAACGGTCCCGGTATCGCCCGGACCCGACGCGGCAGCCGTGGCCAGATGATCAACAACGCGATCACGCCGAGACCGAGCAGGGTCGCCTCGCCGTGCAAACCGGCGATCTGTGTCGGCAGGTCCGACAGGTTGTCGACGAAGCTGCTGCCGGCCGAACCACCGAGAACGACGTGCAGTTGACTGGCCACGATGGTGAGCCCGACACCGGCCAGCATGCCGTGCACCACTGCCGGTGAGATCGCCAGGGCGACCCTGGCCAGGCGGGAGACGCCGAACAGGATCTGCAGCAGCCCGGCCGCGACCGTGATCAGACACGTCACGCCCCAGCCGAAGGTGTCGATCAGTTCGGCCACGATCACTGTCAGCCCGGCGGCGGGACCCGACACCTGGAGCGGTGCGCCGCCGAGGAAGCCGACCACGATGCCGCCGAGCACGGCGGCGATCAGGCCGGCGACCACCGGTGCTCCCGAGGCGACCGCAATGCCGAGGGAGAGCGGCACCGCGACCAGGAAGACGACCAGCGAGGCCGGTACGTCGTACCGCAGGTCGCGTAGTCGTTGCTGCAGGGGGATGGAGGGATGGGGTTGTGTGGAGGCCTTCACGGCCGTCACCTACTTCCGATGTCTGAGTGACAGGGAGGCGTGCCATCGGCATTGGTGGACCGCCCGCGACCCCGAGAACTGCGGACATGCATCGGATCAACCGGCGGGACGGTGTGAGGAGTTCCTGAGCCGGGGCTGAGTGGCCCGGAGTTAACGGGGCCGTAACGGTGGGTCTCGGATGCCGGAATGCGGGGGCCGGTGCGGTGCGTACGGCGGCGGTGGGTGGAATATCGGATCCGACGAGGAAGTTGGAGGCAAGCGTGACCGAACAGACGCAGACCAAGCTGGACGCCAAAGCCAGCGGAACCTTTGAGATCAAGGACCTCGGTGCGGTCCACCGGCTCGGATTCGGAGCGATGCGGATCACCGGCCCGGGCATCTGGGGCGAGCCGGCCGATCGCGAGGTCGCTCGCCAGGTCGTCCGGCGGGCCGTCGAGCTCGGCACCGACTTCATCGACACCGCCGACGCGTACGGGCCGAATGTCAGCGAGGAGATCATTGCCGAGGCGATCCATCCGTACGGTGAGGTCAAGATCGCGACCAAGATCGGACACACCCGACAGGGCCCGAACCAGTGGACCCCCGTCGGGCGACCGGAATACCTGCGGCAGCAGGTCGAACTGATCCTGCGCCGGCTGAAGATCGACAAGATCGATCTGCTTCAGCTGCACCGGATCGATCCCGAGGTGCCGGCCGAGACCCAGTTCGAGGCTCTCGCGGCCTTCCAGTCCGAGGGCAAGGTCGGTGCGCTCGGGCTCTCCGAGGTCAGCGTCGACGAGCTGAAGAAGGCCGCGGAGTTCTTCACCGTCGCCACAGTGCAGAACCGCTACAACCTGACCGACCGCAAGTCCGAGGACGTGCTGGACTACAGCACCGAACAGGGCATCGGCTTCATTCCGTGGGCGCCGATCTCGTCGGGCAAGCTCGCCGAACCGGGTGGTCCGGTGGCCGAGGTCGCCGAGCGGCTCGGCGCAACCTCCTCCCAGGTCGCCCTGGCCTGGCTGCTCCGCCGCTCCCCGGTGATGCTGCCGATCCCCGGCACCGGCTCGGTGGCCCATCTGGAGGAGAACATCGGCGCCGCATCGCTCCAGCTGGACGACGAGGCGTACGAGTCCATCGCCGCCGCCGTCGCCTGACGACCGAGCTCGCTCGCACCGGCTCCCCGGGACCTCGCCTCTCGCCGCCCGCCCCACCAAGGGCGATTCGGCAACACGAGCCGCGATGTGTCCCGGGGTGGTGCTGTCTGCGGGGCGATTTGGTAGCACGGGTTGCGATGTGTGCCGGGGTGGTGCTGTCTGCGGGGCGACTCGGTAGCACGGGTTGCGATGTGCGCGGGGGTGGTGCTGCTTGCGGGCGATTCGGTAACACGAGCTGCGATGTGCGCCGGGTGGTGCTGCTTGCGGGGACCGGATATCGGTCCAGGTTCCGTCGTTGGCTGGGCCGTCCGGAACGGTGCGTTGGGCCGGCGAGGCCTGCAAGCTCGGTGCAGTCGACCGGTTTTCGGGTGCGACCCCGCGGTGAGGTGTGTGAGTTGTGGACACTCGTCCGGTTCCCGCGCAGGGTGTGCGGCGGGAGAGGTGAGCTTCGGACAGTGCGCGTTCTTCGGCCGGCGTGCTCGGGACAAGCACGCGTTCGGGACTGGGATATGGCCGGGACCGGGAGACATCCGGGCAGCGGATCGGTGCCGAGCGACGAGCGAGGTACGTCCCGAGGCTGCGGTCGGCCGGCTTGGCGGCGGGACGTATCCTGGAACACGGTGCGGGGCAACGGTCGCGGCAGCGGGCGACACGCCACGGCGGAGTCGCGCGAGTGACACCACCGGAGCGGCCGGGGACGCTATTCCTGTTGCCTCATGTCAAGATGCCCGCGTGGTTTGGGTCGTTGACTCATCTGAAGATGCCCGCTTGGTGGGTAGCTTCTTGCCGCTGAGGTAGACGTGGTTGGTCTTGGCGCGGCGAGTGATCTGGCCCCGGCGGCGGGCGAGTTCGAGCAGGTTGGCTTGGATGTCGCTGATTTGGTGTTTCAGCTCGACCAGGTCGGTGTCGTGGCGGAGGTTTTCCAGTCGGGTCCGGTCGTGGGGGTCGACCATGTCGCCGAACTGGGTGAGGAGTCGGTGGCTGGGGGTGGCGCCCTGATCGTGACGTTTGCTCACTTTCGCTCCATGCCTGGTTTTGGAGATCAGTCGTTGTTGGGGCAGGAACTGGTTGACCTGGATCGAGACCAGGGGCCAGAGCTGGTTCAGGAGGTCGAGTTCGCGTCGGCTGTCGTAGCGGTAGTAGCCGACGTTGCGGCGCACCACTGACCAGTTCTTCTGCTCGATGTGGGCTTGGTCGTTGGAGTGGGATGACCGCCCGCGGGAGAAGGTGATCTTCCGGCTGGTGCACCAGTTCAGCAGGTGGTGGTTGATGAACTCGCTGCCGTTGTCGGAGTGGATCCCGCTGATGTGGAAGGGGAACCGGAGCCAGAGTTGTTCCAGCCCGGCTGCCACGATCCGTTCGCCTTTGGAGCGGACGGTGATGGTTTCGGTCCAGCCGGTGGCCACGTCAGTGGCATCGAGGCTGTAGTGGAAGTGGCCGTTGGCGTCGCCGCCGTCGTGGCCGACCAGATCGATCTGG
Protein-coding sequences here:
- a CDS encoding SulP family inorganic anion transporter translates to MKASTQPHPSIPLQQRLRDLRYDVPASLVVFLVAVPLSLGIAVASGAPVVAGLIAAVLGGIVVGFLGGAPLQVSGPAAGLTVIVAELIDTFGWGVTCLITVAAGLLQILFGVSRLARVALAISPAVVHGMLAGVGLTIVASQLHVVLGGSAGSSFVDNLSDLPTQIAGLHGEATLLGLGVIALLIIWPRLPRRVRAIPGPLIAIGAATAIAVFTGSDAPRVELPGSILSSLSLPVLPDGRWSAFAVGVITIALVASVETLASAVATDGMHTGRRANLDRELIGQGTANTISGAIGGLPITGVIVRSTTNINAGARTRTSAILHGVWVLVFSALLFSVIELVPLAALAGLLVHVGAKLINLGHLRRLRRHGELLVYLVTVAAVVVLNLLEGVLIGLTLTAAITLYRVMISSVRAEQVDASTWRLPVHGRLSFLSIPRLAHELGRVPAGSDVVIELVTDYLDHAAYEHLHGWIDRHRAAGGSVHVDEIGSAGLDSTLRGGGDLRSQLRRREASARSTPLPRWFTPWSFWQRLERPAEPTALDPLPPDRHADESLAVVLNGFREYQLRSKELVRPHLAGLAMGQRPRAMWITCGDSRVVPNVLTSSGPGDLFTVRNIGNLIPPPHSEADTSVASAIEFAVGRLEVPVLVVCGHSGCGAMQAVHEQAIDDGPLHSWLHPAASTRARWQAGDPIARRAAADGYSEVDQLAMINVDQGLRTLRSYDLVADAVATGRLHLVGLFFDIGSGDLLLLDDPAAGFESVGSHPTQPMRVAPDASAG
- a CDS encoding aldo/keto reductase; translation: MTEQTQTKLDAKASGTFEIKDLGAVHRLGFGAMRITGPGIWGEPADREVARQVVRRAVELGTDFIDTADAYGPNVSEEIIAEAIHPYGEVKIATKIGHTRQGPNQWTPVGRPEYLRQQVELILRRLKIDKIDLLQLHRIDPEVPAETQFEALAAFQSEGKVGALGLSEVSVDELKKAAEFFTVATVQNRYNLTDRKSEDVLDYSTEQGIGFIPWAPISSGKLAEPGGPVAEVAERLGATSSQVALAWLLRRSPVMLPIPGTGSVAHLEENIGAASLQLDDEAYESIAAAVA
- a CDS encoding integrase catalytic domain-containing protein: MAARKAITQAQLAKWPKASKVEKSAILDSVCGVTGWHRDHARKAIRTLLADPQHGSAPRKRREPALTYGPAAIEVLERCWAALDGPAGKRLKPALDEVLNNLARHGHLADIDPAVIVQVRQMSAATIDRRLAPARTGLVAGKGISHTRPGSLLKSSIPMKTWHEWNDTIPGIIQIDLVGHDGGDANGHFHYSLDATDVATGWTETITVRSKGERIVAAGLEQLWLRFPFHISGIHSDNGSEFINHHLLNWCTSRKITFSRGRSSHSNDQAHIEQKNWSVVRRNVGYYRYDSRRELDLLNQLWPLVSIQVNQFLPQQRLISKTRHGAKVSKRHDQGATPSHRLLTQFGDMVDPHDRTRLENLRHDTDLVELKHQISDIQANLLELARRRGQITRRAKTNHVYLSGKKLPTKRASSDESTTQTTRAS